The proteins below are encoded in one region of Scophthalmus maximus strain ysfricsl-2021 chromosome 4, ASM2237912v1, whole genome shotgun sequence:
- the sall1a gene encoding sal-like protein 1a isoform X1: protein MSRRKQAKPQHFQSDPRLPLSEHNGDTELCSEDPPCKESDAHVCGRCCAEFFELSDLEEHQKNCTKNQLVLIVNENPASPTGTFSPGSPPHNPDDQMNDTANNTDQTEGSDLLERNPLEKDESMDVDISGMSSGHEEEGSHTESGSPINTVGSNAGRATSGPAVGTSAISAPLPQLRNLTELGNFSMINSNVIIENLQSTKVAVAQFSQEGRSTGGPRVAVPALMEQLLGLQQQQIHQLQLIEQIRHQILLLASQSPEMQVPPTSAPGTMGPAASPLTTLSSHLSQQLAAAAGLAQNLASQSASISSLKQLAAAAQLPQSNPSTSETSQSISTLGPSTVNAPSSDKRPSHMSSLHSQLSNSSLAKSSTPAFGIGSLLSSAVNPLLPQPPPGNPMFSSSLPSVGTTVEDLNSLAALAQQRKGKPPNVTSFEHKSSSDEAFFKHKCRFCGKVFGSDSALQIHLRSHTGERPYKCNICGNRFSTRGNLKVHFQRHKEKYPHIQMNPYPVPEHLDNIPTSTGIPYGMSMPPEKPVTSWLDSKPVLPTLTSSVGMLLPPTMPSLPHFIKKEDHSIAITSPSVTAKSDSGAAEPSAKGNDGVPEEGEGATLPTSNEKTEEGSHSSGFMTNVSSASESTAEYTTSNSPPMMTNPLMPLMSDQFKAKFPFGGILEPLQGSETSKLQQLVENIDRKVTDPNECVICHRVLSCQSALKMHYRTHTGERPFKCKFCGRAFTTKGNLKTHYSVHRAMPPLRVQHSCPICQKKFTNAVVLQQHIRMHMGGHIPNTPLPESYPESMASDTGSFEERNFDDLDNFSDDNIEGIEEGPDSSVPDTPRSADASHDSMCNSPAPPEMVGQEGGEKNGQHNAHNTETEELQVSHMKAMVNGLVEGDCLTNDSSSLGGDIESQSAGSPAVSESTSSMQAPSPTNMQPQPRKSPSLEERQQRALSFEHTSASFLHSHPSNIGALDLTSVNPSKDPMGMIFPFRDRNTIRNTSCDICGKTFACQSALDIHYRSHTKERPFICTACNRGFSTKGNLKQHMLTHQMRDLPSQLFEPSNTSLSSSPTPSLLSVGSLNKPEVNGFLHILHPDKEMPPGLVTSSASSSPVLSNAPPRRTPKQHFCNTCGKCFSSSSALQIHERTHTGEKPFACSICGRAFTTKGNLKVHMGTHMWNSAPARRGRRLSVDGPMAFLGTNPVKFPEIFQKDMASRASNGDPASFWNQYAAAFSNGLAMKTNEISVIQNGGIPPMSGGVGNGGSSPIGGLTGSLGKLHSMEPNAALAGLEKMANTENGAHFRFTRFMEDNKEIVTS, encoded by the exons gGGACACCGAACTTTGCTCAGAGGACCCCCCCTGCAAGGAGTCAGACGCCCATGTCTGTGGCAGATGTTGTGCTGAGTTCTTTGAACTATCGGATCTTGAAGAACACCAGAAGAATTGCACTAAGAATCAGTTAGTTCTGATAGTGAATGAAAACCCTGCCTCCCCCACCGGAACCTTCTCGCCTGGGTCGCCTCCCCATAATCCCGATGACCAGATGAATGACACGGCTAATAACACTGATCAAACAGAGGGCAGCGACCTTTTGGAGCGGAACCCTCTTGAAAAAGACGAATCCATGGACGTGGACATTTCCGGAATGAGCAGTGGTCATGAAGAGGAAGGCAGTCATACAGAGAGTGGAAGTCCCATCAACACAGTCGGCAGCAATGCTGGCAGGGCCACCTCTGGCCCTGCAGTAGGTACTTCAGCTATCTCTGCCCCTCTACCTCAGCTCAGAAACCTGACTGAACTGGGTAACTTCTCCATGATCAACAGCAATGTCATAATTGAAAATCTTCAGAGCACCAAAGTGGCTGTGGCCCAATTCTCCCAAGAGGGCCGTTCCACTGGAGGCCCCAGGGTGGCAGTGCCAGCTCTGATGGAGCAACTCCTTGGCCTACAACAGCAACAGATTCACCAGCTGCAGCTTATCGAGCAGATTCGCCATCAGATACTGCTACTGGCCTCTCAGTCCCCAGAAATGCAGGTGCCCCCAACTTCTGCTCCAGGCACAATGGGGCCTGCTGCCAGCCCACTGACCACACTCAGCTCACATCTCTCGCAACAGCTGGCTGCTGCCGCAGGCCTAGCGCAGAACCTGGCTAGTCAGTCAGCAAGTATTAGCAGCCTAAAGCAGCTGGCTGCAGCGGCACAGCTACCTCAGTCCAACCCAAGCACCAGTGAGACATCTCAAAGCATTAGCACACTGGGGCCATCAACAGTCAATGCCCCGTCCTCTGACAAGAGGCCAAGTCATATGAGTAGCCTCCACTCTCAGCTCAGCAACTCCTCACTAGCTAAGTCATCCACACCAGCATTTGGAATAGGTAGCTTGTTAAGCTCTGCAGTCAATCCCCTTCTACCTCAGCCCCCACCTGGAAACCCCATGTTCTCCAGTTCTCTGCCGAGTGTAGGCACCACTGTAGAGGACCTCAACTCTTTAGCAGCTTTGGCCCAGCAGAGGAAAGGCAAGCCACCAAATGTCACTTCATTTGAACACAAGAGCAGTTCTGACGAGGCTTTTTTCAAGCATAAGTGCAGGTTTTGTGGCAAGGTGTTTGGGAGTGACAGTGCCTTGCAAATCCACCTGCGCTCCCACACTGGCGAGAGACCATACAAGTGTAATATATGTGGCAACCGCTTCTCCACCCGTGGTAATCTGAAGGTACATTTCCAGCGTCATAAAGAAAAATACCCACACATCCAGATGAACCCCTACCCTGTTCCTGAGCATTTAGACAACATACCAACCAGTACTGGCATTCCATACGGCATGTCTATGCCCCCTGAGAAACCTGTCACCAGCTGGCTGGACAGTAAACCCGTTTTGCCCACTCTGACGTCCTCAGTCGGCATGCTGCTGCCACCAACCATGCCGAGCCTTCCACATTTCATCAAAAAGGAAGATCATTCGATAGCCATAACAAGCCCTTCTGTTACTGCAAAGAGTGACTCAGGTGCTGCTGAGCCTTCAGCTAAAGGTAATGATGGAGTGCCTGAAGAGGGTGAAGGTGCAACTCTGCCTACCTCAAATGAGAAAACTGAAGAAGGCAGCCACTCCTCAGGCTTCATGACAAATGTGAGCTCTGCTTCAGAGAGTACAGCTGAGTACACAACATCTAACAGCCCACCCATGATGACCAACCCTCTCATGCCACTTATGTCTGATCAGTTCAAGGCTAAGTTCCCCTTTGGAGGAATTCTGGAGCCTCTCCAGGGGTCAGAGACCTCCAAGCTACAGCAGCTTGTGGAGAACATTGACAGAAAGGTGACAGATCCAAACGAATGCGTCATCTGTCACCGGGTGCTGAGCTGCCAAAGTGCTCTGAAAATGCACTATCGCACTCATACTGGGGAAAGACCCTTTAAGTGTAAATTCTGTGGCAGGGCATTTACCACCAAGGGGAATCTTAAGACCCACTACAGTGTCCACAGGGCCATGCCTCCTCTTAGAGTCCAACACTCCTGCCCTATCTGTCAGAAGAAGTTCACAAATGCTGTGGTTCTACAGCAGCATATTCGCATGCACATGGGGGGACATATCCCCAACACCCCTCTGCCAGAGAGTTACCCAGAGTCCATGGCCTCTGACACTGGTTCATTTGAGGAGAGAAACTTTGATGATCTGGACAACTTCTCTGATGACAACATTGAAGGAATAGAGGAGGGCCCAGATAGCAGCGTGCCAGACACACCCAGGTCAGCTGATGCCTCCCATGACAGTATGTGTAACTCCCCAGCTCCCCCTGAAATGGTTGGccaggaggggggagaaaaaaatggccaACATAATGCTCACAATACCGAAACAGAGGAGCTACAAGTCAGCCACATGAAGGCTATGGTAAATGGCTTAGTTGAGGGAGACTGCCTCACCAATGATTCCTCGTCACTGGGAGGGGATATTGAAAGCCAAAGCGCCGGGAGTCCAGCTGTGTCAGAATCTACCTCCTCCATGCAGGCGCCATCCCCCACTAACATGCAGCCACAACCACGTAAATCCCCCAGCCTTGAAGAAAGGCAGCAGAGGGCCTTATCCTTCGAGCACACCAGTGCAAGCTTCTTGCACTCTCACCCCTCCAACATCGGAGCCCTGGACCTGACATCTGTCAATCCCTCAAAAGACCCCATGGGCATGATATTCCCCTTTCGTGACCGTAACACCATTAGGAACACATCTTGTGACATCTGTGGGAAGACCTTTGCTTGTCAGAGTGCCTTGGACATTCACTATCGAAGCCATACCAAAGAACGACCATTTATTTGCACGGCCTGTAACAGGGGTTTTTCCACCAAGGGCAACCTCAAGCAGCACATGCTAACCCATCAAATGAGAGACCTGCCCTCCCAGCTCTTTGAGCCGTCAAACACCAGCCTGTCCTCTAGCCCaaccccttccctcctctctgtagGCTCTCTTAACAAACCTGAGGTCAACGGCTTCCTCCATATTCTACACCCTGACAAGGAAATGCCCCCAGGTTTGGTCACAtcatctgcctcctcttccccagTTCTTTCCAATGCTCCGCCACGCAGGACACCCAAGCAACACTTTTGCAACACCTGTGGGaagtgtttctcctcctccagtgctCTACAGATCCACGAGAGAACTCACACAGGGGAGAAACCCTTCGCTTGCAGTATCTGTGGTCGGGCTTTTACCACCAAAGGAAACCTCAAG GTTCACATGGGCACACACATGTGGAACAGCGCTCCTGCCAGACGAGGCCGCAGGCTCTCTGTGGATGGGCCAATGGCCTTCCTGGGTACCAACCCTGTCAAGTTTCCTGAGATCTTCCAGAAGGACATGGCATCAAGGGCAAGCAACGGGGACCCGGCCAGTTTCTGGAACCAGTACGCTGCGGCCTTCTCCAACGGCCTTGcgatgaagacaaatgaaatcTCTGTCATCCAGAATGGAGGCATCCCACCGATGTCAGGTGGTGTGGGAAATGGGGGTAGCTCTCCCATCGGTGGCCTGACAGGCAGCCTAGGCAAACTACACAGCATGGAGCCCAACGCGGCTCTCGCTGGTCTGGAGAAAATGGCCAACACAGAGAACGGGGCCCACTTCCGTTTCACACGGTTCATGGAGGACAATAAAGAAATTGTCACCAGTTAG
- the sall1a gene encoding sal-like protein 1a isoform X2: MNDTANNTDQTEGSDLLERNPLEKDESMDVDISGMSSGHEEEGSHTESGSPINTVGSNAGRATSGPAVGTSAISAPLPQLRNLTELGNFSMINSNVIIENLQSTKVAVAQFSQEGRSTGGPRVAVPALMEQLLGLQQQQIHQLQLIEQIRHQILLLASQSPEMQVPPTSAPGTMGPAASPLTTLSSHLSQQLAAAAGLAQNLASQSASISSLKQLAAAAQLPQSNPSTSETSQSISTLGPSTVNAPSSDKRPSHMSSLHSQLSNSSLAKSSTPAFGIGSLLSSAVNPLLPQPPPGNPMFSSSLPSVGTTVEDLNSLAALAQQRKGKPPNVTSFEHKSSSDEAFFKHKCRFCGKVFGSDSALQIHLRSHTGERPYKCNICGNRFSTRGNLKVHFQRHKEKYPHIQMNPYPVPEHLDNIPTSTGIPYGMSMPPEKPVTSWLDSKPVLPTLTSSVGMLLPPTMPSLPHFIKKEDHSIAITSPSVTAKSDSGAAEPSAKGNDGVPEEGEGATLPTSNEKTEEGSHSSGFMTNVSSASESTAEYTTSNSPPMMTNPLMPLMSDQFKAKFPFGGILEPLQGSETSKLQQLVENIDRKVTDPNECVICHRVLSCQSALKMHYRTHTGERPFKCKFCGRAFTTKGNLKTHYSVHRAMPPLRVQHSCPICQKKFTNAVVLQQHIRMHMGGHIPNTPLPESYPESMASDTGSFEERNFDDLDNFSDDNIEGIEEGPDSSVPDTPRSADASHDSMCNSPAPPEMVGQEGGEKNGQHNAHNTETEELQVSHMKAMVNGLVEGDCLTNDSSSLGGDIESQSAGSPAVSESTSSMQAPSPTNMQPQPRKSPSLEERQQRALSFEHTSASFLHSHPSNIGALDLTSVNPSKDPMGMIFPFRDRNTIRNTSCDICGKTFACQSALDIHYRSHTKERPFICTACNRGFSTKGNLKQHMLTHQMRDLPSQLFEPSNTSLSSSPTPSLLSVGSLNKPEVNGFLHILHPDKEMPPGLVTSSASSSPVLSNAPPRRTPKQHFCNTCGKCFSSSSALQIHERTHTGEKPFACSICGRAFTTKGNLKVHMGTHMWNSAPARRGRRLSVDGPMAFLGTNPVKFPEIFQKDMASRASNGDPASFWNQYAAAFSNGLAMKTNEISVIQNGGIPPMSGGVGNGGSSPIGGLTGSLGKLHSMEPNAALAGLEKMANTENGAHFRFTRFMEDNKEIVTS; this comes from the exons ATGAATGACACGGCTAATAACACTGATCAAACAGAGGGCAGCGACCTTTTGGAGCGGAACCCTCTTGAAAAAGACGAATCCATGGACGTGGACATTTCCGGAATGAGCAGTGGTCATGAAGAGGAAGGCAGTCATACAGAGAGTGGAAGTCCCATCAACACAGTCGGCAGCAATGCTGGCAGGGCCACCTCTGGCCCTGCAGTAGGTACTTCAGCTATCTCTGCCCCTCTACCTCAGCTCAGAAACCTGACTGAACTGGGTAACTTCTCCATGATCAACAGCAATGTCATAATTGAAAATCTTCAGAGCACCAAAGTGGCTGTGGCCCAATTCTCCCAAGAGGGCCGTTCCACTGGAGGCCCCAGGGTGGCAGTGCCAGCTCTGATGGAGCAACTCCTTGGCCTACAACAGCAACAGATTCACCAGCTGCAGCTTATCGAGCAGATTCGCCATCAGATACTGCTACTGGCCTCTCAGTCCCCAGAAATGCAGGTGCCCCCAACTTCTGCTCCAGGCACAATGGGGCCTGCTGCCAGCCCACTGACCACACTCAGCTCACATCTCTCGCAACAGCTGGCTGCTGCCGCAGGCCTAGCGCAGAACCTGGCTAGTCAGTCAGCAAGTATTAGCAGCCTAAAGCAGCTGGCTGCAGCGGCACAGCTACCTCAGTCCAACCCAAGCACCAGTGAGACATCTCAAAGCATTAGCACACTGGGGCCATCAACAGTCAATGCCCCGTCCTCTGACAAGAGGCCAAGTCATATGAGTAGCCTCCACTCTCAGCTCAGCAACTCCTCACTAGCTAAGTCATCCACACCAGCATTTGGAATAGGTAGCTTGTTAAGCTCTGCAGTCAATCCCCTTCTACCTCAGCCCCCACCTGGAAACCCCATGTTCTCCAGTTCTCTGCCGAGTGTAGGCACCACTGTAGAGGACCTCAACTCTTTAGCAGCTTTGGCCCAGCAGAGGAAAGGCAAGCCACCAAATGTCACTTCATTTGAACACAAGAGCAGTTCTGACGAGGCTTTTTTCAAGCATAAGTGCAGGTTTTGTGGCAAGGTGTTTGGGAGTGACAGTGCCTTGCAAATCCACCTGCGCTCCCACACTGGCGAGAGACCATACAAGTGTAATATATGTGGCAACCGCTTCTCCACCCGTGGTAATCTGAAGGTACATTTCCAGCGTCATAAAGAAAAATACCCACACATCCAGATGAACCCCTACCCTGTTCCTGAGCATTTAGACAACATACCAACCAGTACTGGCATTCCATACGGCATGTCTATGCCCCCTGAGAAACCTGTCACCAGCTGGCTGGACAGTAAACCCGTTTTGCCCACTCTGACGTCCTCAGTCGGCATGCTGCTGCCACCAACCATGCCGAGCCTTCCACATTTCATCAAAAAGGAAGATCATTCGATAGCCATAACAAGCCCTTCTGTTACTGCAAAGAGTGACTCAGGTGCTGCTGAGCCTTCAGCTAAAGGTAATGATGGAGTGCCTGAAGAGGGTGAAGGTGCAACTCTGCCTACCTCAAATGAGAAAACTGAAGAAGGCAGCCACTCCTCAGGCTTCATGACAAATGTGAGCTCTGCTTCAGAGAGTACAGCTGAGTACACAACATCTAACAGCCCACCCATGATGACCAACCCTCTCATGCCACTTATGTCTGATCAGTTCAAGGCTAAGTTCCCCTTTGGAGGAATTCTGGAGCCTCTCCAGGGGTCAGAGACCTCCAAGCTACAGCAGCTTGTGGAGAACATTGACAGAAAGGTGACAGATCCAAACGAATGCGTCATCTGTCACCGGGTGCTGAGCTGCCAAAGTGCTCTGAAAATGCACTATCGCACTCATACTGGGGAAAGACCCTTTAAGTGTAAATTCTGTGGCAGGGCATTTACCACCAAGGGGAATCTTAAGACCCACTACAGTGTCCACAGGGCCATGCCTCCTCTTAGAGTCCAACACTCCTGCCCTATCTGTCAGAAGAAGTTCACAAATGCTGTGGTTCTACAGCAGCATATTCGCATGCACATGGGGGGACATATCCCCAACACCCCTCTGCCAGAGAGTTACCCAGAGTCCATGGCCTCTGACACTGGTTCATTTGAGGAGAGAAACTTTGATGATCTGGACAACTTCTCTGATGACAACATTGAAGGAATAGAGGAGGGCCCAGATAGCAGCGTGCCAGACACACCCAGGTCAGCTGATGCCTCCCATGACAGTATGTGTAACTCCCCAGCTCCCCCTGAAATGGTTGGccaggaggggggagaaaaaaatggccaACATAATGCTCACAATACCGAAACAGAGGAGCTACAAGTCAGCCACATGAAGGCTATGGTAAATGGCTTAGTTGAGGGAGACTGCCTCACCAATGATTCCTCGTCACTGGGAGGGGATATTGAAAGCCAAAGCGCCGGGAGTCCAGCTGTGTCAGAATCTACCTCCTCCATGCAGGCGCCATCCCCCACTAACATGCAGCCACAACCACGTAAATCCCCCAGCCTTGAAGAAAGGCAGCAGAGGGCCTTATCCTTCGAGCACACCAGTGCAAGCTTCTTGCACTCTCACCCCTCCAACATCGGAGCCCTGGACCTGACATCTGTCAATCCCTCAAAAGACCCCATGGGCATGATATTCCCCTTTCGTGACCGTAACACCATTAGGAACACATCTTGTGACATCTGTGGGAAGACCTTTGCTTGTCAGAGTGCCTTGGACATTCACTATCGAAGCCATACCAAAGAACGACCATTTATTTGCACGGCCTGTAACAGGGGTTTTTCCACCAAGGGCAACCTCAAGCAGCACATGCTAACCCATCAAATGAGAGACCTGCCCTCCCAGCTCTTTGAGCCGTCAAACACCAGCCTGTCCTCTAGCCCaaccccttccctcctctctgtagGCTCTCTTAACAAACCTGAGGTCAACGGCTTCCTCCATATTCTACACCCTGACAAGGAAATGCCCCCAGGTTTGGTCACAtcatctgcctcctcttccccagTTCTTTCCAATGCTCCGCCACGCAGGACACCCAAGCAACACTTTTGCAACACCTGTGGGaagtgtttctcctcctccagtgctCTACAGATCCACGAGAGAACTCACACAGGGGAGAAACCCTTCGCTTGCAGTATCTGTGGTCGGGCTTTTACCACCAAAGGAAACCTCAAG GTTCACATGGGCACACACATGTGGAACAGCGCTCCTGCCAGACGAGGCCGCAGGCTCTCTGTGGATGGGCCAATGGCCTTCCTGGGTACCAACCCTGTCAAGTTTCCTGAGATCTTCCAGAAGGACATGGCATCAAGGGCAAGCAACGGGGACCCGGCCAGTTTCTGGAACCAGTACGCTGCGGCCTTCTCCAACGGCCTTGcgatgaagacaaatgaaatcTCTGTCATCCAGAATGGAGGCATCCCACCGATGTCAGGTGGTGTGGGAAATGGGGGTAGCTCTCCCATCGGTGGCCTGACAGGCAGCCTAGGCAAACTACACAGCATGGAGCCCAACGCGGCTCTCGCTGGTCTGGAGAAAATGGCCAACACAGAGAACGGGGCCCACTTCCGTTTCACACGGTTCATGGAGGACAATAAAGAAATTGTCACCAGTTAG